One window from the genome of Candidatus Leptovillus gracilis encodes:
- a CDS encoding EF2563 family selenium-dependent molybdenum hydroxylase system protein — MLFPNHLVLIRGGGDLATGVAYRLHKAGFPIVVLELARPLVIRRRVALATAVLEGHVTIEDLHAQLVPTPQDALSLAPTGTIPVLIAPHLQTSQFIIHNSPFTIVDARLAKRNIDTHIHQAGLVIALGPGFSAGLDCHAVIETMRGHSLGRVIWHGPTLPNTGTPGVIAGKGAERVLRAPAAGVVEWRRDIGDLAGAGEVIGEVAGQPVRAPFDGVIRGLIAPGTAVPPHLKIGDIDARADAAACFTISDKALAIGGGVLEAVLTHLNRNKF; from the coding sequence ATGTTATTCCCCAACCATCTGGTACTCATCCGTGGCGGTGGCGACCTGGCGACGGGGGTCGCCTACCGGCTGCACAAAGCTGGTTTTCCGATTGTGGTGCTGGAATTGGCACGGCCGTTGGTCATTCGGCGGCGGGTGGCGTTGGCAACGGCCGTGTTGGAAGGCCATGTCACCATCGAAGACCTCCACGCCCAACTCGTCCCCACCCCCCAAGACGCCCTGTCCCTGGCCCCCACCGGGACCATCCCTGTCCTCATCGCCCCCCACCTTCAAACTTCACAATTCATAATTCATAATTCACCATTCACCATTGTTGATGCCCGCCTCGCCAAACGCAACATAGACACCCACATCCATCAAGCCGGGTTGGTCATCGCCCTCGGTCCCGGCTTTAGCGCCGGGCTAGACTGCCATGCCGTCATCGAGACGATGCGCGGCCACAGCCTGGGGCGGGTCATCTGGCATGGCCCGACGCTGCCCAACACCGGCACGCCGGGCGTCATCGCCGGCAAGGGGGCGGAGCGGGTTCTGCGCGCCCCGGCGGCGGGCGTGGTCGAGTGGCGGCGGGACATTGGCGATCTGGCGGGGGCGGGCGAGGTGATTGGCGAAGTGGCCGGGCAGCCGGTGCGCGCCCCATTTGACGGGGTGATTCGCGGGTTGATTGCGCCGGGAACGGCCGTACCCCCCCATCTCAAAATCGGCGATATAGACGCCCGCGCCGACGCAGCCGCCTGCTTCACCATCTCCGACAAAGCCCTGGCGATTGGCGGCGGCGTCCTGGAAGCCGTGTTGACTCATCTCAACCGCAATAAGTTCTAG
- a CDS encoding alpha/beta fold hydrolase: protein MKLKLPLLLLAAIILLDLVYLGVSYYFAGIIIGGETQTLAEGQAQQIRVIGELDLPAPETIRIDAGEVILAGNYYDNALDGRCAVLLLHGYTGTRYGALQYAPLFWERGCDVLTYDARGHGESSDAFHTFGYYEKEDGLAAYQWLLSRTGLTPDRVGLVGVSYGAAAALQMLPLLPDPAFVLADSSYSSWREIITHQADQQFGSWATWFVPGAFLVVWLRTGANVAEVSPQTAVTQSTTPILLVHAKEDGFTPAAHSQAIYAASNQATTELQITDWGADHGLSIIVDYAAFDQLTDGFLARHVPGFGLSDGR from the coding sequence ATGAAACTAAAATTGCCTTTGCTGCTGCTGGCGGCGATCATTTTGCTGGACCTGGTCTATCTGGGCGTCAGCTATTATTTTGCGGGTATCATCATCGGCGGCGAGACGCAAACATTGGCCGAAGGCCAGGCGCAACAGATCAGGGTAATCGGCGAATTAGATTTGCCCGCGCCGGAAACTATTCGCATAGACGCCGGCGAGGTGATCTTGGCCGGTAATTATTACGACAATGCGCTGGACGGCCGTTGCGCTGTGCTGCTGCTGCATGGGTACACCGGAACCCGTTACGGGGCGCTGCAATACGCCCCTCTGTTCTGGGAGCGCGGCTGCGACGTGCTGACCTACGACGCGCGCGGCCACGGTGAGAGCAGCGACGCCTTCCACACGTTTGGCTACTACGAAAAAGAAGATGGCCTGGCCGCCTACCAGTGGTTGCTAAGTCGCACCGGCCTGACGCCGGACCGGGTGGGTCTGGTGGGCGTCTCTTATGGCGCGGCGGCAGCGCTGCAAATGCTGCCGCTGCTGCCCGACCCGGCCTTTGTGCTGGCCGATTCGTCGTACAGCAGTTGGCGGGAGATCATTACCCATCAGGCCGACCAGCAGTTTGGCTCCTGGGCTACCTGGTTTGTGCCGGGCGCGTTTCTGGTGGTGTGGCTGCGGACGGGAGCCAATGTGGCGGAGGTTTCGCCGCAAACGGCCGTGACCCAATCCACCACCCCCATCCTGCTTGTCCACGCCAAAGAAGACGGCTTCACCCCCGCCGCCCATTCCCAAGCCATCTACGCCGCCAGCAACCAGGCGACCACCGAACTGCAAATCACCGATTGGGGCGCAGATCATGGCCTGTCTATCATTGTGGATTACGCCGCCTTCGACCAACTGACAGACGGCTTTCTGGCACGCCATGTACCTGGTTTTGGCTTGAGTGATGGGCGTTAG